A window of Pseudomonas monteilii contains these coding sequences:
- the hisZ gene encoding ATP phosphoribosyltransferase regulatory subunit (May allow the feedback regulation of ATP phosphoribosyltransferase activity by histidine) — MATVDRWLLPDGIEEVLPPEAARIEIARRQVLDLFQSWGYELVVTPHIEYLESLLTGAGQDLDLRTFKVVDPQSGRLMGFRADFTPQVARIDAHTLRREGPSRLCYAGSVLHAQPRALSNSRSPIQLGAELYGDASPTSDVEVISLMLAMLQLADVPDVHMDLGHVGIYRGLARAAGLSGAAEQQLFDALQRKASDEVHALTADLPQDLANMLRALTELCGGREVLTEARSRLGRAPATVLAALDDLLSIADRLAARFPDLPLYFDLGELRGYHYHTGVVFAVFVPGVGQSIAQGGRYDDIGADFGRARPATGFSTDLKTLVTLGRAEVVLPSGGIWTPDHGDSALWQTVCQLRQDGQRVVQALPGQPLSAAFEADCDRQLILQDGRWQVLPLTR; from the coding sequence ATGGCAACGGTAGACCGCTGGCTGCTGCCAGATGGCATCGAGGAAGTACTGCCGCCTGAGGCCGCGCGTATCGAGATCGCGCGTCGGCAGGTGTTGGACCTGTTCCAGAGTTGGGGCTACGAGCTGGTCGTCACGCCGCACATCGAGTACCTCGAGTCGCTGCTGACCGGCGCGGGCCAGGACCTGGACCTGCGTACCTTCAAGGTCGTCGATCCGCAGTCCGGCCGCCTGATGGGCTTCCGGGCCGACTTCACGCCGCAGGTCGCGCGCATCGATGCCCATACCCTGCGTCGTGAAGGCCCGAGCCGCCTGTGCTACGCCGGCAGTGTCCTGCATGCTCAGCCGCGTGCGCTGTCCAACTCGCGCAGCCCGATTCAACTGGGCGCCGAACTGTACGGCGACGCCAGCCCGACCAGTGACGTCGAAGTCATCAGCCTGATGCTGGCCATGTTGCAGCTGGCCGATGTGCCGGACGTGCACATGGACCTGGGCCATGTCGGGATCTACCGGGGCCTGGCGCGCGCCGCCGGTCTGTCGGGCGCGGCCGAACAGCAGTTGTTCGATGCCCTGCAGCGCAAGGCTAGCGACGAGGTGCATGCACTGACCGCCGACCTGCCCCAGGACCTGGCGAACATGCTGCGCGCCCTGACCGAGCTGTGCGGAGGCCGTGAAGTGCTGACCGAGGCGCGCAGCCGCCTGGGCCGTGCGCCCGCTACCGTCCTGGCGGCCCTGGACGATCTGCTGTCGATCGCCGATCGCCTGGCGGCCCGGTTCCCCGACCTGCCACTGTACTTCGACCTGGGCGAGTTGCGCGGCTACCACTACCACACCGGCGTGGTCTTCGCGGTCTTCGTCCCTGGCGTGGGGCAGTCCATCGCCCAGGGCGGTCGTTACGACGACATCGGCGCCGACTTCGGCCGTGCGCGTCCGGCCACGGGCTTTTCCACCGATCTGAAGACCCTGGTCACCCTGGGCCGTGCCGAGGTGGTGCTGCCCAGCGGTGGCATCTGGACGCCCGACCATGGCGACTCCGCACTGTGGCAGACGGTCTGCCAGCTGCGCCAGGACGGCCAGCGCGTGGTCCAGGCCCTGCCAGGGCAGCCGCTGAGCGCGGCGTTTGAGGCGGACTGCGACCGCCAGTTGATCCTGCAGGATGGGCGCTGGCAGGTTCTGCCGCTGACCCGCTGA
- a CDS encoding RNA chaperone Hfq — MSKGHSLQDPYLNTLRKEKVPVSIYLVNGIKLQGSIESFDQFVVLLKNTVSQMVYKHAISTVVPARPVRLPSPTDSEGGDAEPGNV, encoded by the coding sequence ATGTCAAAAGGGCATTCGCTACAAGACCCTTACTTGAACACCTTGAGAAAAGAAAAAGTCCCGGTCTCGATCTACCTGGTCAACGGCATCAAGCTGCAAGGCTCGATCGAGTCGTTCGACCAGTTCGTCGTTCTGCTGAAGAACACCGTCAGCCAGATGGTCTACAAGCACGCCATCTCCACGGTCGTGCCCGCCCGCCCTGTCCGCCTGCCTAGCCCTACCGATTCCGAGGGCGGCGACGCCGAGCCAGGTAACGTTTGA
- a CDS encoding adenylosuccinate synthetase (catalyzes the formation of N6-(1,2,-dicarboxyethyl)-AMP from L-aspartate, inosine monophosphate and GTP in AMP biosynthesis), with protein MGKNVVVLGTQWGDEGKGKIVDLLTEHAAAVVRYQGGHNAGHTLVINGEKTVLHLIPSGILREGVQCLIGNGVVVAPDALMREITKLEEKGVPVRERLRISPAAPLILSYHVALDQAREKARGEAKIGTTGRGIGPAYEDKVARRGLRVGDLFHRERFAAKLGELLDYHNFQLVNYYKEPAIDFQQTLDECMEYAEQLKPMMLDVTAELHNLRRAGKDIMFEGAQGSLLDIDHGTYPFVTSSNTTAGGISTGSGVGPMYLDYILGITKAYTTRVGSGPFPTELFDDTGATLAKRGHEFGSTTGRARRCGWFDAVILRRAIDVNSISGICLTKLDVLDGLETINICVGYKNADGDVIEAPTDADSYIGLQPVYETLPGWTESTLGVKTLDGLPAAARDYIKRIEELVGAPIDIISTGPDRNETIVLRHPFA; from the coding sequence ATGGGTAAGAACGTCGTCGTCCTGGGCACCCAGTGGGGTGATGAGGGCAAAGGCAAGATCGTCGACCTGCTGACCGAGCACGCCGCCGCCGTGGTGCGCTACCAGGGTGGCCACAACGCAGGCCACACGCTGGTGATCAATGGCGAGAAGACCGTCCTGCACCTGATCCCCTCGGGCATCCTGCGCGAAGGCGTGCAGTGCCTGATCGGCAACGGCGTGGTGGTCGCGCCGGATGCCTTGATGCGTGAAATCACCAAGCTCGAGGAGAAGGGCGTACCGGTTCGCGAGCGCCTGCGCATCAGTCCGGCCGCGCCGCTGATCCTGTCCTACCACGTGGCCTTGGACCAGGCCCGCGAGAAGGCCCGTGGCGAGGCCAAGATCGGCACCACCGGTCGTGGCATCGGCCCGGCCTACGAAGACAAGGTCGCGCGTCGCGGCCTGCGCGTGGGCGACCTGTTCCACCGCGAGCGTTTCGCCGCCAAGCTGGGCGAGCTGCTGGACTACCACAACTTCCAGCTGGTCAATTACTACAAAGAGCCGGCCATCGACTTCCAGCAGACCCTGGACGAGTGCATGGAGTACGCCGAGCAGCTCAAGCCGATGATGCTCGACGTCACCGCCGAACTGCATAACCTGCGCCGCGCCGGCAAGGACATCATGTTCGAAGGCGCCCAAGGCTCGCTGCTGGACATCGACCACGGCACCTACCCGTTCGTGACCAGCTCCAACACCACCGCGGGCGGTATTTCCACCGGTTCCGGCGTAGGCCCGATGTACCTGGATTACATCCTCGGCATCACCAAGGCCTACACCACCCGTGTCGGCTCCGGTCCGTTCCCGACCGAGCTGTTCGATGACACCGGTGCCACCCTGGCCAAGCGCGGTCACGAGTTCGGTTCCACCACCGGTCGTGCCCGTCGCTGCGGCTGGTTCGATGCCGTGATCCTGCGTCGCGCCATCGACGTCAACAGCATCTCGGGCATCTGCCTGACCAAGCTGGACGTGCTGGACGGCCTGGAAACCATCAACATCTGCGTCGGCTACAAGAACGCCGATGGCGATGTGATCGAAGCGCCGACCGACGCCGACAGCTACATCGGCCTGCAGCCCGTGTACGAAACCCTGCCAGGCTGGACAGAGTCGACCTTGGGCGTGAAGACCCTCGACGGCCTGCCAGCGGCGGCGCGCGACTACATCAAGCGCATCGAGGAGCTGGTCGGCGCGCCGATCGATATCATCTCGACCGGCCCGGACCGCAACGAGACCATCGTGCTGCGTCATCCGTTCGCCTGA
- a CDS encoding GTPase HflX, with protein sequence MFFERHGGGERALLVHLEGQNPEAREDPQEFQELALSAGADIVALANVARHQPTAKYLIGSGKVEELRDLVKTQEADLVIFNHTLTPSQERNLERVFECRVLDRTGLILDIFAQRARTHEGKLQVELAQLEHMSTRLVRGWTHLERQKGGIGLRGPGETQLETDRRLLRVRLRQIKARLEKVRSQREQARRGRRRADIPSVSLVGYTNAGKSTLFNALTQSEVYAADQLFATLDPTLRRLQLDDLGPIVLADTVGFIRHLPHKLVEAFRATLEESSNSDLLLHVIDAHEPERMEQIEQVLAVLGEIGAEGLPILEVYNKLDLLEDVEPQIQRDPDGKPERVWVSARDGRGLELVGQAIAELLGDDLFVGTLRLEQQLSRLRAQFFELGAVQSEEHDEEGSSLLAVRLPRVELNRLVSRAGLEPEAFLEQHTLQ encoded by the coding sequence TTGTTCTTTGAGCGCCACGGTGGTGGTGAACGGGCGCTGCTCGTTCACTTGGAAGGTCAGAACCCTGAGGCGCGCGAAGACCCGCAGGAGTTCCAGGAGCTGGCGCTGTCGGCAGGCGCCGACATCGTCGCGCTCGCCAACGTGGCGCGCCATCAGCCCACGGCCAAGTACCTGATCGGCAGCGGCAAGGTCGAGGAACTGCGCGACCTGGTCAAGACCCAGGAAGCCGACCTGGTCATCTTCAATCACACCCTCACGCCCAGTCAGGAACGCAACCTCGAACGTGTGTTCGAGTGCCGCGTACTCGACCGTACGGGCCTGATTCTCGATATCTTCGCCCAGCGGGCGCGTACCCATGAAGGCAAGCTGCAGGTCGAACTGGCCCAGCTCGAGCACATGAGCACGCGTCTGGTGCGCGGCTGGACCCACCTGGAGCGGCAAAAGGGCGGTATCGGCCTGCGCGGTCCGGGCGAGACCCAGCTGGAAACCGACCGTCGCCTGCTGCGGGTTCGCCTGAGGCAGATCAAGGCGCGTCTGGAAAAGGTCCGCAGCCAGCGCGAGCAGGCTCGCCGCGGGCGTCGCCGTGCCGACATCCCTTCGGTGTCGCTGGTCGGCTACACCAACGCCGGCAAGTCGACCCTGTTCAATGCCCTGACCCAGTCCGAGGTCTACGCCGCCGACCAGCTGTTCGCCACGCTCGACCCGACCCTGCGCCGTCTGCAGCTGGACGACCTGGGTCCGATCGTGCTCGCCGACACCGTGGGCTTCATTCGCCACCTGCCGCACAAGCTGGTCGAGGCGTTTCGGGCTACGCTCGAAGAGTCGAGCAACTCCGACCTGCTGCTGCACGTGATCGATGCCCATGAGCCCGAGCGCATGGAGCAGATCGAACAGGTGCTCGCGGTGCTGGGCGAGATTGGCGCCGAAGGCTTGCCGATCCTCGAGGTGTATAACAAACTCGACCTGCTCGAAGACGTCGAGCCGCAGATCCAGCGCGACCCGGATGGCAAGCCGGAGCGGGTGTGGGTCTCGGCACGCGATGGTCGTGGCCTGGAGCTGGTGGGCCAGGCGATCGCGGAGTTGCTGGGGGACGATCTGTTCGTCGGCACCCTGCGTCTGGAGCAGCAGTTGTCGCGCCTGCGTGCGCAGTTCTTCGAACTGGGCGCCGTGCAGAGCGAAGAGCATGATGAAGAAGGCAGCAGCCTGTTGGCGGTGCGTTTGCCGCGGGTCGAGCTCAACCGTCTGGTCAGCCGTGCCGGCTTGGAGCCGGAAGCGTTTCTCGAGCAACACACTTTGCAATAA
- a CDS encoding protease modulator HflC has protein sequence MSNKSLIALIAAVVLAIVAWNSFYIVAQTERAVLLQFGRVVQPDVQPGLHVKVPYVNQVRKFDARLMTLDAPTQRFLTLEKKAVMVDAYAKWKVKDAERFYTATSGLKQIADERLSRRLESGLRDQFGKRTLHEVVSGERDALMADITASLNRMASKELGIEVIDVRVKAIDLPKEVNRSVFDRMSTEREREAREHRAKGNELAEGIRADADRQRRVLLAEAYREAEETRGDGDAQAASIYAGAFNQDADFYAFYRSLQAYRESFSSKSDVLVLDPKNEFFRFLEKSKP, from the coding sequence ATGAGCAATAAATCGCTGATCGCCCTGATTGCCGCCGTGGTGCTGGCCATCGTGGCGTGGAACAGTTTCTACATCGTGGCGCAGACCGAACGCGCGGTCCTGCTGCAGTTCGGTCGCGTGGTGCAACCTGACGTGCAGCCGGGTCTGCACGTGAAGGTGCCGTACGTGAACCAGGTGCGCAAGTTCGATGCGCGGCTGATGACCCTCGACGCCCCGACCCAGCGTTTCCTGACGCTGGAGAAGAAGGCCGTGATGGTCGATGCCTACGCCAAGTGGAAGGTCAAGGACGCCGAGCGTTTCTACACCGCCACGTCCGGTCTCAAGCAGATCGCCGACGAACGTCTGTCGCGTCGTCTGGAGAGCGGCCTGCGTGACCAGTTCGGCAAGCGTACCTTGCACGAGGTGGTTTCCGGTGAGCGTGATGCGCTGATGGCGGACATCACCGCGTCGCTCAACCGCATGGCCAGCAAGGAGCTGGGCATCGAGGTGATCGACGTGCGGGTCAAGGCCATCGACCTGCCGAAGGAAGTCAACCGCAGCGTGTTCGACCGCATGAGCACCGAGCGTGAGCGCGAGGCGCGCGAACACCGTGCCAAGGGTAACGAGCTGGCCGAAGGCATCCGTGCCGACGCCGATCGTCAACGCCGCGTCCTACTGGCCGAAGCCTATCGCGAAGCCGAGGAAACCCGCGGTGACGGCGATGCGCAGGCGGCGTCGATCTACGCCGGTGCCTTCAACCAGGACGCCGATTTCTACGCGTTCTACCGGAGCCTGCAGGCGTACCGCGAAAGCTTCTCCAGCAAGAGCGATGTGCTGGTCCTGGATCCGAAGAACGAGTTCTTCCGCTTCCTGGAAAAAAGCAAACCCTGA
- a CDS encoding chemotaxis protein: protein MSAILSLLRSRLLRPVFVALGIALLIQVLVAVLLTRGTVTQLQSDLEQRFGDDSRELSHELQQAGQEVRSGLDSLSDSTRQRLSAGLSARLQGEQQQLRTTLENNLKDSANDMAQLLASVAPRAIWDNDVPVLSDFARRAQRNPNVLFVIYDDAQGQHLTRYLNRQNPINQALLAKGQGERALDKVIDAARRDPAVYVVEASISPNGAEIGKVLMGVSTADIDQQLKALDQRFTALIGSAGQLVQDSLVGAAADSGNVLRQRLEKAQASAAAMQANTAQAVREAASELRWRIGLMLAVIGLAVLLLVAVVLGRRVLSKVRLLIRALDDLAAGEGDLTRRVPLDSRDELGDMASAVNRFIDKLQPIVREAGAVAQRTGVEIDAMAQRNAGADTAAALQRDEVAASLRDLSSMADEAQAESHAMQAALQQVVDIRQATDENSRSSTHLAGLIENLAGQVDTGAQVIERLAQQSQQIEVVLTVIHGIAEQTNLLALNAAIEAARAGETGRGFAVVADEVRALASKTQRSTGDIQAHIAALQKGAKEAVASIGQAGLKASEGLLVLRDNERRQQSVQLAVEQVHAAIGLATRAAEQQASGAQAVRGRVETIHAQAERSAAVVMQTTASSKVLDNLAGQLRASLGQFKA from the coding sequence GTGTCTGCCATCCTTTCATTGTTACGAAGCCGACTCCTGCGGCCGGTGTTCGTGGCCTTGGGTATCGCTTTGCTGATTCAGGTGCTGGTCGCGGTCCTGCTGACCCGTGGCACCGTCACCCAGTTGCAGTCTGATCTGGAGCAGCGCTTCGGTGACGACAGCCGTGAGCTGAGCCATGAACTGCAACAGGCGGGTCAGGAAGTGCGCTCGGGTCTGGACAGCCTGTCCGACAGCACCCGGCAGCGCTTGAGTGCAGGCCTGTCTGCCCGTTTGCAGGGCGAGCAGCAGCAACTGCGCACCACCTTGGAGAACAACCTCAAGGACTCGGCCAACGACATGGCGCAGTTGCTGGCCTCCGTGGCGCCACGCGCCATCTGGGACAACGATGTACCCGTGCTGTCGGATTTCGCCCGGCGCGCCCAGCGCAATCCCAACGTGCTGTTCGTGATCTACGATGACGCCCAGGGCCAGCACCTGACCCGTTACCTCAATCGCCAGAACCCGATCAATCAGGCCTTGTTGGCCAAGGGCCAGGGCGAGCGGGCGCTGGACAAGGTGATCGATGCCGCCCGCCGCGACCCGGCCGTGTACGTCGTCGAGGCCTCGATCAGCCCGAATGGCGCCGAGATCGGCAAGGTGCTGATGGGGGTATCCACCGCTGACATCGACCAGCAGCTCAAGGCCCTCGACCAGCGGTTCACCGCGCTGATCGGCAGTGCGGGGCAGTTGGTCCAGGACAGCCTGGTGGGGGCCGCTGCCGACAGCGGCAACGTGCTGCGCCAACGTCTGGAAAAGGCCCAGGCCAGCGCTGCGGCCATGCAGGCCAATACCGCGCAGGCCGTGCGCGAGGCAGCCAGCGAACTGCGCTGGCGCATCGGCCTGATGCTGGCGGTGATCGGCTTGGCCGTCTTGTTGCTGGTGGCGGTGGTGCTGGGCCGTCGGGTATTGAGCAAGGTGCGTTTGCTGATCAGGGCGCTCGATGACCTGGCCGCCGGCGAAGGTGACCTGACCCGGCGGGTGCCCCTCGACAGCCGCGACGAACTCGGCGACATGGCCTCGGCGGTCAATCGCTTCATCGACAAGCTGCAACCGATCGTGCGCGAAGCCGGCGCCGTGGCGCAGCGCACCGGGGTCGAGATCGACGCCATGGCCCAGCGCAATGCCGGTGCCGACACCGCGGCTGCCCTGCAGCGCGACGAGGTGGCCGCCAGCCTGCGCGACCTGTCGAGCATGGCCGACGAAGCCCAGGCCGAAAGCCATGCCATGCAGGCGGCCTTGCAGCAGGTGGTGGACATCCGTCAGGCCACCGACGAGAACAGTCGCAGCTCCACGCACCTGGCCGGGCTGATCGAGAACCTGGCCGGCCAGGTGGATACCGGCGCCCAGGTGATCGAACGGCTGGCCCAACAGAGCCAGCAGATCGAAGTGGTGCTGACAGTCATCCACGGCATCGCCGAGCAGACCAACCTGCTGGCCCTGAATGCCGCCATCGAAGCGGCCCGCGCAGGGGAGACCGGACGCGGTTTCGCCGTGGTGGCCGACGAAGTGCGTGCACTGGCCAGCAAGACGCAGCGTTCCACGGGGGACATCCAGGCGCACATCGCCGCGTTGCAGAAAGGCGCCAAGGAAGCAGTGGCCAGCATCGGTCAGGCCGGCCTCAAGGCCAGTGAAGGCTTGTTGGTGCTGCGCGACAACGAACGGCGCCAGCAGTCGGTGCAACTGGCCGTGGAGCAGGTCCACGCCGCCATCGGCCTGGCTACCCGCGCCGCCGAGCAACAGGCCAGCGGCGCCCAGGCCGTGCGTGGGCGGGTGGAGACCATCCATGCCCAGGCCGAGCGCTCCGCTGCGGTGGTCATGCAGACCACGGCCAGCAGCAAGGTACTGGACAACCTGGCAGGGCAGCTGCGGGCGAGTCTGGGGCAGTTCAAGGCGTGA
- a CDS encoding HflK protein — MAWNEPGGNSNNQDPWGGRRGGGGGDKKGPPDLDEAFRKLQDSLNGMFGGNKKRGGGDRRVGKGGGFGLLGIGLAVLAAIWLYSAVYVVDEQEQAVVLRLGKYHETVGPGLNIYFPPIDRKYMENVTRERAYTKQGQMLTEDENIVEVPLTVQYKISSLKDFVLNVDQPEISLQHATDSALRHVVGSTSMDQVLTEGREQMAVDIRERLQRFLDTYRTGITVTQVNVQSAAAPREVQEAFDDVIRAREDEQRARNQAESYANGVIPEARGQAQRILEDANGYRDEVIARAKGEADRFTKLVTEYRKAPDVTRQRLYLETMQEVYSNSSKVLVTTKEGQNNLLYLPLDKMVEGSRNAPAQSASTSLSNSEAANRANTDAQQQQQQSVRTRESR, encoded by the coding sequence ATGGCTTGGAACGAGCCGGGTGGCAACTCGAACAATCAGGATCCCTGGGGCGGTCGCCGTGGCGGCGGCGGTGGCGACAAGAAGGGGCCACCGGATCTCGACGAGGCCTTCCGCAAGCTGCAGGACAGCCTGAACGGCATGTTCGGCGGTAACAAGAAACGCGGTGGTGGAGACCGGCGTGTCGGCAAGGGCGGCGGCTTCGGCCTGCTGGGCATCGGCCTGGCGGTGCTGGCGGCCATCTGGCTGTACAGTGCCGTGTACGTCGTGGACGAACAGGAGCAGGCCGTCGTGCTGCGCCTGGGCAAGTACCATGAAACCGTCGGCCCAGGCCTGAACATCTACTTCCCGCCGATCGATCGCAAGTACATGGAAAACGTGACGCGCGAACGGGCCTACACCAAGCAGGGGCAGATGCTCACCGAAGACGAGAACATCGTCGAGGTGCCGCTGACCGTGCAGTACAAGATCAGCAGCCTCAAGGACTTCGTGCTCAACGTCGACCAACCGGAGATCAGCCTCCAGCATGCGACCGACAGCGCTCTGCGCCACGTGGTGGGCTCCACCTCGATGGACCAGGTGCTGACCGAAGGCCGTGAGCAGATGGCCGTGGACATCCGCGAGCGTCTGCAGCGCTTCCTCGACACCTACCGGACCGGTATCACCGTCACCCAGGTGAACGTGCAGAGCGCGGCAGCCCCGCGTGAAGTGCAGGAAGCCTTCGACGACGTGATCCGTGCCCGCGAAGACGAGCAACGCGCACGCAACCAGGCCGAATCCTATGCCAACGGCGTGATCCCCGAAGCGCGCGGTCAGGCGCAGCGGATTCTCGAAGACGCCAATGGTTACCGTGACGAGGTGATCGCACGTGCCAAGGGTGAGGCCGACCGCTTCACCAAGCTGGTCACCGAGTACCGCAAGGCGCCCGACGTGACCCGTCAGCGTCTGTACCTGGAAACCATGCAAGAGGTGTACAGCAACTCGAGCAAGGTCCTGGTCACCACCAAGGAAGGGCAGAACAACCTCCTCTACCTGCCGCTGGACAAGATGGTCGAAGGGAGCCGCAACGCGCCTGCGCAGAGCGCCTCGACTTCGCTGTCGAACAGTGAGGCGGCCAACCGGGCGAACACCGACGCCCAGCAGCAGCAACAGCAGTCGGTCCGTACCAGGGAGAGTCGCTGA
- a CDS encoding iron ABC transporter permease, with amino-acid sequence MTAALPEPALVRYVPRRKRPSIWVVLPVLFLVAMSLLPLLYVAIKAWEAGWQEALHLLWRPFVWGLLRNTLLLMIGVTATCLVVGLALAWLLERSDLKGRRLWGVVLCLPFAVPSFVSSFTWVSLSSSFEGLGGAILIMALSKYPLIFLPVAATLRNVDTSLEESARTLGCSRWGVFFKVTLPLLWPAMIGGALLIALHMLVEFGALSILGLQTFTTAIYQQFELEFSNANAAMLSAVLLALCLVMLWLELRVRGKARHVRIGQGVARRAAPVKLRGWAMLGQLFCLGLAILGSGIPLAMLGYWLSVGSSAAFPVAAIGKALLTSLSVSLGGAGFCVLLALPISFLVVRYKGRLAIWAERLPYLLHALPGLVIALTLVFFALHHVPALYQTTALLILAYAMLFLPLAQAPVRTALNKASPTLEEAARTLGASSFAAFCRVTLPIIFPALAAAFALVFLDAMKELTATLLLSPTGMTTLATEVWAHTANVEFAAAAPYAALLIVVSGLPVYLLTTRMYLNKA; translated from the coding sequence ATGACTGCCGCCCTGCCCGAGCCGGCCCTGGTTCGTTACGTCCCCCGCCGCAAGCGCCCCTCGATCTGGGTGGTGCTGCCGGTGCTGTTCCTGGTAGCGATGAGCCTGCTGCCACTGCTGTACGTCGCCATCAAGGCGTGGGAGGCCGGCTGGCAGGAAGCGTTGCACCTGCTCTGGCGACCCTTCGTCTGGGGCCTGCTGCGCAACACCTTGCTGCTCATGATCGGCGTCACCGCCACCTGCCTGGTGGTAGGCCTGGCATTGGCCTGGCTGCTGGAGCGTAGCGACTTGAAAGGACGTCGCCTGTGGGGCGTGGTGCTGTGCCTGCCGTTCGCGGTGCCGTCGTTCGTCTCCAGCTTCACCTGGGTGTCGCTGAGTTCGAGCTTCGAAGGGCTGGGCGGGGCGATCCTGATCATGGCACTGTCCAAGTACCCGCTGATCTTCCTGCCGGTGGCCGCCACCCTGCGCAACGTCGACACCTCCCTGGAGGAGTCGGCACGCACCCTGGGATGCAGCCGCTGGGGCGTGTTCTTCAAGGTCACCCTGCCCTTGCTGTGGCCGGCCATGATCGGTGGCGCCCTGCTGATCGCCCTGCACATGCTGGTGGAGTTCGGTGCGCTGTCGATTCTCGGCCTGCAGACCTTCACCACCGCAATCTATCAGCAGTTCGAACTGGAGTTCAGCAACGCCAACGCAGCCATGCTCTCGGCGGTGCTGCTGGCGCTGTGCCTGGTCATGCTCTGGCTCGAACTGCGGGTACGTGGCAAGGCCCGCCATGTGCGCATCGGCCAGGGCGTCGCACGCCGCGCCGCGCCGGTCAAGCTGCGCGGCTGGGCCATGCTCGGGCAGCTGTTCTGCCTGGGGCTGGCCATCCTGGGGAGCGGCATCCCGCTGGCGATGCTCGGCTACTGGCTGAGCGTCGGCTCGTCGGCGGCCTTCCCGGTGGCCGCCATCGGCAAGGCCCTGCTGACGTCGCTGTCGGTCTCCCTGGGCGGCGCAGGCTTCTGCGTGCTGCTGGCGTTGCCGATCAGCTTCCTGGTGGTGCGCTACAAGGGCCGTCTGGCCATCTGGGCCGAGCGGCTGCCCTACCTGCTGCATGCCCTGCCCGGCCTGGTCATTGCGCTGACTCTGGTGTTCTTCGCGCTGCACCATGTGCCGGCGCTCTACCAGACCACGGCCCTGCTGATCCTGGCCTACGCCATGCTCTTCCTGCCCCTGGCGCAGGCGCCGGTGCGCACCGCCCTGAACAAGGCCTCGCCCACCCTCGAAGAGGCCGCCCGCACCCTGGGCGCCAGCAGCTTCGCAGCGTTCTGCCGGGTCACCCTGCCGATTATCTTCCCGGCCCTGGCGGCGGCGTTCGCGCTGGTGTTCCTGGACGCGATGAAAGAGCTGACCGCGACCCTGCTGCTCAGCCCGACCGGCATGACCACCCTGGCGACCGAAGTGTGGGCCCACACCGCCAACGTGGAGTTCGCGGCGGCGGCGCCCTATGCGGCACTGTTGATCGTGGTGTCGGGGTTGCCGGTGTACCTGCTGACGACGCGGATGTACCTGAACAAGGCGTGA